The genomic DNA TAGCCAACACGCTTAAATTGGGCAAATAACCCACATCTTCAAGAAAGTTCACGATCAAGAAAAAAATTGCCAGAATCGGCACTACGGTGACCATGGCATTGGCTACCCCCATGGTCAGCACGCCGAACTGTCCTACCAGGAACTCCTGAAGAAAGGGTTGGGTAACCCATACACCGATTTTTTGCGTGATGGGAGAAAAGATCCAGGTATCCAGCCATCCACCCAGATCCGTTGCTCCCAACCCCACACCCTTGAAAGTAAGCCAAAGGATGGCAAAAAAAATTGGCCATCCGAGCACGGGGTGGCGCGAGGCCCAGGCTAATTTTTGCACAAGGGTGGGCATGACATGACGGGCTTGCCGCATCACCTCGTTGACCTGGCGTTTCGCCCATGCCTCCCGGGCTTGAAACAGCGCAAGGTCCATGCCTGGTGTGCGTGACCGGAATTCATCCACCATGCGCCGAGCTTGGGCGAACACCTCCACGCCCAAGGCTTTGGTGAAATCATCCGCCACTTGTTTCTCAGCTCCCTGAAGAAATAACAAAAGTCGCGCACGGGAGGGACGAAGATCCACAGGAAACAAGCTGACTAGCTGATTCATCGCCTCTTCCACCCGCGACGGATAGGTAATCGGGACGGGGGACAAACGATATTTTCTCTCGCCTTCCAGATATTCCTCCATGGTTTTCCGCAGAATATCCAATCCAATTCCGTGTTCTGCGGCCATTTCAATCACCGGTATGTCCAGCCGCACGGAGAGCAATTCACTGTCAATAACCACGCCATGACTAGCGGCCTCGTCTTCCTTATTGAGGCAAAATATTACTGTCTGCTCCAACTCCAAAATTTGCACCAACAACATCAAGGATTGTTTAAGATACATGGCATCGCCACAAAACAAGATGCCGTCTGGTTTTTCCTTAATCAAGACATTGAGGGTAATTTCCTCGTCAGGCGATTGCACACGCAAGCTGGCAAGGCCAGGAGTATCAACCAACTCAACCTGACGGTTATTTATCGTGACTCGCTGTCGTGTTGCCTCTACCGTAGTCTGAGGATAATTAGCCACGATGGAATAAGCACCGGTCAGTCCGTTGAACAGCACACTCTTGCCAGAATTGGCCGGGCCGATAATTACCCATCTACTCCGCATTCCCGAAATTTTGTTCAGGACATGGATGCTTGTCAGGGTGTTGCAGGCACATGCCAGCGTATTGCGATTGCATGTCAGGGTATTACAGTCACTCATATATCACGGATTATTTGTTTCTTGTTAAGAGCATGATAAAATTTCCTTCATTTCATCGCTTATATCACGAAAATCCGTTTCCGTAATATCGAAAATTTCTAGTATTTTTCCTCCAGTCCGTTTCCACATGCCTTCTTCATAACGTGCATGGAATTCATCGGAAAAATGTTCGGCAAGTGTTAAAAAACCGATTTTTTTGGCCAATGCATCATTCTGTTTATTTATTAATAATAATTCATCATGGTGATGCAACACTATCTCACGAATCTCTTCCGGCAAGAACCAGGATCGCGTCACAAAATAGCCAACCACTGAATGATTAGTATTAAAAATTTTATCCTCCGTGATCGTAATAGATTCTTGCGAATTTGTATTAGCCTGACGCAATATGTCAATATAATTAGAAAAGCGCTGCATTAAAATAGGAATACCACAATCATGAAATAAACCAAGCATATAAGCATGGTCGGGTGTCATTATCCTAAGGCGTCGCGCCAATACTGCGCAAATCGTGGCCGTATCCGTGGCTCCATCCCAAAAATGTTCTAGTTTTACTTTATCTCTACCGGACGACATGGTCATTCGCAGTAAAAGACCAGTAACTAAACTCATGCTATTCGCAAGTCCCAATAAAATTACCGCCTGGGAAATCGAAGTGACTTTTTTACGCAACCCAAAAGCTGGCGAATTAGCAGCCCGCAGCATGGCGGCTGAGAGTCCCACATCCTTAGACACTGCGGCAGCAATTTTATGTAGATCCGGATTGGCTCGTTGTTGTTCCCTCATGACAACATTCAGCACCGCAGGTTGAGGGGGGATATCGATCCCTTTCAAAAGTTGGGCAACGGCATTGTCGTCAAAGGTCTGAATGATGGTCATCAGTGCCTCAGTACAGGATTTAATAACAATAACTCCTAGTACAGGATTTAATAACAATAAAAATAAATTTTTTTGAAAATGCAGAGAATTCTATTTTCATCTGTTTGTATTTTTATCTTACTGCTAATCTTCAAACTACAGGATTTTCTGCCATGCGATACTCAATCATCGTCAACATGAAAATTAAATCCTGGCTGTCGCGCTTTAATTCATCAAGAGCGACTTCTGCTTCTACATAATTTTGTTCCTTGAAAAGTTTTACAAGTAAATCTGCATTTTCATGAAAATGCTTGTGGCGCTTTTCGAGAAATGACATTTCAGGATATTTCCCATATTTTTTGATTCCTTCGTTATAAATCCAAATTCCCAATTCACATGATTTGTAGGATTGTAAATGCGGACTAGCATCTTGTCGCAATAACGTTTCTAATTGCAGCAGCCATTTGAGATGAATTAATCTTGCCCTAGAAATGTCTATCATAAATTTATTGCCTGTCTTTATTTTGCGACTGAGGAAGGATTGCTTGGTTTATTGACCATATTGGCGCGTGGCATCGAAAATAAATGACTTTTCCAATAGTCATCTTCTTCATTATCTCTTGATTCTTGTGGAACCGTGACAACCCAAACATGCTTTACCTTTGGAAAATTTGCCAGAATCCGTTTTTTCAAATGAATCACGATGTCGTCTCCTTCACGAATCGTGATATTTTCATCAAGAGCAATGTGCAGATAAATTTCCCAATACTCACCAAGACTACGACCACGAATTAACTTTACATCATGAACGCCCTGAGTTATCCGAACAGCACGGGCCATGTCGGACAAAGTTTCTTGTGACACAGACACATCCAGTAAACCATTAATCGCATCCCAGGCGATCATCACACCGATTCTGACCACCATCAATACAATAACAAATGCAACAATTTTTTCTGCGGTGGGAATGCCGGCGTTTGATAACAAGTTTCCAATTAGCACCATGACAGATGAAATTGCATCGACACGATTATCCAGCGAGGCTGATTTAATCGCTGAATTATTATTTTCTTTGGCAACACAGCTCATGAAATGGTACATAAATTCACTAGCGGATGCTGACAGCATAATGCCAAAAATTGTCACCATAGGATGTACTGACTGCACGCCCTCAACTCCAGTAAAAATTGTCAGACCCAGTGATACACCTCCAATCAGCAACCCCACGCCAATAATTAAGGAAGAGACGAACAGAATTTTCCCATAGCCAAATGGAAATTTTTTGCTGGGTGGCCGATTAGCAATTTGCACGCTAACCAACGTAACCACTTTTGCAAGAGCATCGCCAAAAGAATAAAGCCCCTGGACCACCAATCCCAAACTACCGGATACCCACCCAAGAATGGTTCGGAAGATTGCCTGGGTTAGCGTACAGAACAAATCCGTCCATCCAGCTTGCATCACGCATTTTTTACAATGTTTGTATTTCATTGATTTTTATTTTCTGGTTATTGTCTAATACTGGGTATTAATCGGTGCATAAATTAAGGCGACACCTGAAAAATTATTGGATAAGCTGTAGCTTGATTCTTGAATTTTCAACGTGTCACCTAACCAAAGCACAGATTAATATATAGATTCAATGTAAACCAAGGTATCGCATTGGTGTTTCAGTATACTCTTGTCCCGTAAAAACTTCCCGCCGAGTCAAATACAAGGCCATAGTCACTTTCATTAAACATTTGTATCAATCCCAAGATATCTTCTGATTGAAGTTTATCAAATTGCAGTCCATGCAAAGGTTCCATTTTCCACAACACGCACGCACCCACTTCAATCGCGGAAGCCATTGTTGGCAATTTGAAATTAAGCTTTACCACCTGACCGATGGCAAACGATTCAGGACTTGCTATTTTTATTCCTCCAATACTTATATCTACCGACATTCCAGTAAATATTCCATGTTCGGTCATGATTTTGACTGGAAAATTACACTTGAAGCGTGGATGTGAGCGTTTTTCGTAGAAACTGCTTTCTGAATTCTTCATTATTTAGCAATTATTCCCTATTTATCCGTGATTTCAGCGTTTTCAACAAAGTCTCCGAGAAGCGCCCTGGCTTTAGCCGTGGGGTTCTTGACTGGTTCTAAACTTAATAAGATTGGCAATTATTGCCGCCGCCGCCAAAAGAAAATTTTCCTCATTTCTGTCTTGAACATGTCCATCGGGAACATATATATTCAATACTCCAAGAAGTTCCGAATCGTCAAGAATTGGCACACAATAATGACCATGAGGCATCATGTCGTCATAGACAGTAACATGATCTTTATGAACATGATTACTAAAGACAATCTTTTTTAATTGTGCGGCACGACCGCATAAACATTGACCAATAGGGACCTTGTTGCAAAGTATTTGTAAATCTTGAGCGTTTATACTTGTTTCCATTCGTAAAATCTGTTCCTGCCTGTCAAATGAGAATATTGATCCTTTATACTCAAGCGAACACCATGAAACTGTTAATATTATTTCAAGAGCAACCTCCAGTTGTCTATCAAGAGATAATTTGCTCAAAGTAGTTTCGAGAAGTGCATTAATGGCAATCCGTGATTGAATTGCCAACATTTCGTTATATCCTTCAATATCCAGGATCATGTCAATAAACCGTTTCAGTCCGTCGATATCTTTTGTTTTAAGCCCTATAAATTTGACTCCAATGGTTCTTTCATTATTTGAATTAACTCTTGAGCGAACCTCAGTATCATGAATCATGAATGGCAGTCTAAAACGTATATTAAAAATAGTATTTAAATCAATCTGTTTATTGTTGTCCATGATAATCAGCATTCCTTCAAAGCCTATATTCATCGCTATCCCATCAAGTTCATCACCTCCTGTTATTATTTTTACTGGAAGATTACACGAATACCTTGGATATTCTCTAAGTTCTTTTATTCTACCTATCATTTTGATTCATCCTAAGCGTGGAATTGAAACAGATAAATAATTTTCCAGAAATTATCTTGTTAAGGTAATTTCAGTTCCAGTTCAGGTGATTCAACAGTTGGAAGATCCAAAAATACTTGCTTCCAATTTAAGATCATTGATGGAGTTAATTAAAGCAAAGGATATTTCAAAATAATTGCCTTGCTCGATCATTACCTCTGCATCAGTGAATCTTTTTTCATTAATCGCCTTTACAATATCTCCAGCATACTTGTGAAATTCAGTATGTTTAGCGATACAGATATGGTAAGTAGAAAATTGCGAATAATGTTTTTTTGCCTCACCATGCAGCCATTTACCAAAAGTACACTGATCATCCGTAAATACGGTCTCATCATTAATGATTTCCTTTTTATTAATTGCAATAATCAGCTTTTTTTTCCAGTCTATATGAGATTGAATAGCGAAGTTCAGATCAATATTTATTTTTCTTTCCATGTTGCGAGTACTATCCAGAGTAACGGTTCTCATGACGCTGGCCACAATTCCATCTAGGACCGAATTAGCGCCACTCAAGTTGATATGGATCAGATTGGCGTTTGTAAAATTAGCGTTAGTCAAAATGGTATCATATAAGCATGCGTCAACCAGATTGGCATTAGTAAAATTGGTATTAGTCAGATTGGCATGATATAGTTTAGCGCCAATTAAATTAGCGCCAGTAAAATTAGCACCAATTAAATAAGCGCCAGTAAAATTGGCACCAATTAAATAAGCACCCGCAAGATTAGCGCCAGCTAGATTAATATTTTCTGCATCAATATCCATCATATTTGCATTGGCCAAATCTGCATTACATAAGCTGACATATCTTTTCTTGGCCGCTTCAACCGTCGTCTTAATAGTGTTATTTTCAACATTATAGGAGAATAACACAAGCCCATCTATTGATCTGATTTCAATTTTCATTATGATATCGTTACCAATTAATTAAATGTGCATACAGTAAAGTATCATTCTTTTTTAATCAAAAATTGCGTTGTGCTGGATAATTGTAACAGTAATAATTACTCTATCATTTTTTGATCAGTCCATGTACCAACATACTAAAATTCTTCAAAAACTTTAATTAATTTTATTACAGGCTTATGGTTTGTGTATTTTTATGGTTTTGGCTGTGGTTCTATAGTATTCTCATTGTTGAGGGTTCCGAGCTTCTGAATTAATCGATCTAGACCTTCAAAGACCTGCGGGATAGCGGAGGGAGGTTTCGGATTGACCATAAAAAAACGAATGTCGATGCGTCGATTTGCCGCTTCTGGCGTTGGGCTGGAATGGGCAATGATTGGTCGATATTCTCCATACCCGCTGATGCCGAATATTGGTTGACCTTTTTGGTTGTGCAGTTCTGAGAAGTTGGATTCTTTGCCAGAAGCCATCACTAGAATTTCAAAAGTCTTAATGGCCCGCATACTGGAGAGATGAAGATTATTGGTATAGCGCTTTGAATTAGTGAGCGGTACATTGTCGGTATGTCCCTCAATGTAAATTGCATCTAGGGTACCTGGATTCCATTTTCTATCCGCACAGAAGGACGGTCGACGCATATCGTCGTCAACTGATCCGCTATAACATGGTAAGTGATATCGCATAACCTGCGCCAATTTTTTTAGAATTTCTTCGCCGCCAGGTACGAATTGATCAGAGCCTAAGGGAAACAGAATTTCTCCCGGAAAACGTAAAATTCCATGATGCGGATCAATAAATACACGTAAATTTTCCTTGACCTGTAAATCTTGCTGAATATCCGTCAGCAACTGCGACAATAATTGAGCTGTCTTAGCAAGTTGCATATCAACATCTTGCTTGAGATTGGATGCAAGATCACGCAGCTCAAGCATTCCGGTTTCCAAATTTTTTAATTTTTCTTCATTCGCGGTATTGATTTGTTTTAATCGTTCTCGCTCTTCCGAGACTTGTATTGATTCT from Gammaproteobacteria bacterium includes the following:
- a CDS encoding Ferrous iron transport protein B, with product MSDCNTLTCNRNTLACACNTLTSIHVLNKISGMRSRWVIIGPANSGKSVLFNGLTGAYSIVANYPQTTVEATRQRVTINNRQVELVDTPGLASLRVQSPDEEITLNVLIKEKPDGILFCGDAMYLKQSLMLLVQILELEQTVIFCLNKEDEAASHGVVIDSELLSVRLDIPVIEMAAEHGIGLDILRKTMEEYLEGERKYRLSPVPITYPSRVEEAMNQLVSLFPVDLRPSRARLLLFLQGAEKQVADDFTKALGVEVFAQARRMVDEFRSRTPGMDLALFQAREAWAKRQVNEVMRQARHVMPTLVQKLAWASRHPVLGWPIFFAILWLTFKGVGLGATDLGGWLDTWIFSPITQKIGVWVTQPFLQEFLVGQFGVLTMGVANAMVTVVPILAIFFLIVNFLEDVGYLPNLSVLANRVLTPMGLTGKAVLPMVLGTGCNTTATMASRILETRKERLLLSFLVALGVPCSVQMGILLAILATMPFSALLIVLGVVTGTTLICGLLMNHLLSSGEGRADFILELPSFHWPHGRNILRKTYYRLKWFLLEAIPMFAAAAVAMFILQQTGLLNGIKTMMHPLVTNFLALPDKATEVLILVLARREVGAIYFKNMVEAAELDYVQIVTGLVVITLFVPCVSNTMIMIKEYGLRWGIVANLAIVAIAFLVGGAVNYLLRLFI
- a CDS encoding HDOD domain-containing protein, which produces MTIIQTFDDNAVAQLLKGIDIPPQPAVLNVVMREQQRANPDLHKIAAAVSKDVGLSAAMLRAANSPAFGLRKKVTSISQAVILLGLANSMSLVTGLLLRMTMSSGRDKVKLEHFWDGATDTATICAVLARRLRIMTPDHAYMLGLFHDCGIPILMQRFSNYIDILRQANTNSQESITITEDKIFNTNHSVVGYFVTRSWFLPEEIREIVLHHHDELLLINKQNDALAKKIGFLTLAEHFSDEFHARYEEGMWKRTGGKILEIFDITETDFRDISDEMKEILSCS
- a CDS encoding putative lipoprotein (Evidence 3 : Putative function from multiple computational evidences) — encoded protein: MIDISRARLIHLKWLLQLETLLRQDASPHLQSYKSCELGIWIYNEGIKKYGKYPEMSFLEKRHKHFHENADLLVKLFKEQNYVEAEVALDELKRDSQDLIFMLTMIEYRMAENPVV
- the mamV gene encoding putative Cation efflux protein (Evidence 3 : Putative function from multiple computational evidences); this translates as MQAGWTDLFCTLTQAIFRTILGWVSGSLGLVVQGLYSFGDALAKVVTLVSVQIANRPPSKKFPFGYGKILFVSSLIIGVGLLIGGVSLGLTIFTGVEGVQSVHPMVTIFGIMLSASASEFMYHFMSCVAKENNNSAIKSASLDNRVDAISSVMVLIGNLLSNAGIPTAEKIVAFVIVLMVVRIGVMIAWDAINGLLDVSVSQETLSDMARAVRITQGVHDVKLIRGRSLGEYWEIYLHIALDENITIREGDDIVIHLKKRILANFPKVKHVWVVTVPQESRDNEEDDYWKSHLFSMPRANMVNKPSNPSSVAK
- a CDS encoding putative TIGR02266 family protein (Evidence 3 : Putative function from multiple computational evidences) is translated as MKNSESSFYEKRSHPRFKCNFPVKIMTEHGIFTGMSVDISIGGIKIASPESFAIGQVVKLNFKLPTMASAIEVGACVLWKMEPLHGLQFDKLQSEDILGLIQMFNESDYGLVFDSAGSFYGTRVY
- a CDS encoding hypothetical protein (Evidence 5 : Unknown function), which gives rise to MIGRIKELREYPRYSCNLPVKIITGGDELDGIAMNIGFEGMLIIMDNNKQIDLNTIFNIRFRLPFMIHDTEVRSRVNSNNERTIGVKFIGLKTKDIDGLKRFIDMILDIEGYNEMLAIQSRIAINALLETTLSKLSLDRQLEVALEIILTVSWCSLEYKGSIFSFDRQEQILRMETSINAQDLQILCNKVPIGQCLCGRAAQLKKIVFSNHVHKDHVTVYDDMMPHGHYCVPILDDSELLGVLNIYVPDGHVQDRNEENFLLAAAAIIANLIKFRTSQEPHG
- a CDS encoding hypothetical protein (Evidence 5 : Unknown function), giving the protein MKIEIRSIDGLVLFSYNVENNTIKTTVEAAKKRYVSLCNADLANANMMDIDAENINLAGANLAGAYLIGANFTGAYLIGANFTGANLIGAKLYHANLTNTNFTNANLVDACLYDTILTNANFTNANLIHINLSGANSVLDGIVASVMRTVTLDSTRNMERKINIDLNFAIQSHIDWKKKLIIAINKKEIINDETVFTDDQCTFGKWLHGEAKKHYSQFSTYHICIAKHTEFHKYAGDIVKAINEKRFTDAEVMIEQGNYFEISFALINSINDLKLEASIFGSSNC
- a CDS encoding putative Flagellar motor protein MotB (Evidence 3 : Putative function from multiple computational evidences), encoding MYKRKLDVQTQQYIAMDFSLSISDVMSALLFVFILILIMFSVNMSVSESDYRSESIQVSEERERLKQINTANEEKLKNLETGMLELRDLASNLKQDVDMQLAKTAQLLSQLLTDIQQDLQVKENLRVFIDPHHGILRFPGEILFPLGSDQFVPGGEEILKKLAQVMRYHLPCYSGSVDDDMRRPSFCADRKWNPGTLDAIYIEGHTDNVPLTNSKRYTNNLHLSSMRAIKTFEILVMASGKESNFSELHNQKGQPIFGISGYGEYRPIIAHSSPTPEAANRRIDIRFFMVNPKPPSAIPQVFEGLDRLIQKLGTLNNENTIEPQPKP